A region of the Enoplosus armatus isolate fEnoArm2 chromosome 8, fEnoArm2.hap1, whole genome shotgun sequence genome:
GTGCTGAAATGAGAGCACTCATTCTGTATTTCACATGAGTTGCCAGTCACTGCTTCTAGTTCCTGTccctaatcaattaatcaatagGGAGTAGCAGATATTAGAAGTTTGAGATTGTATCTGTTGATTGACCGatttttttgtgctgtgtttcttCAGATCAAAATGATGGCCAAACCATTTGGAAAGAGTGGGGATGTGAGTGAGCTGGTGAGCTCCCTCGgctggctggaggaggaggaggatgtcaGCTCTCAGGATGGAGAGGAAAGCCCAGAGATGAGGGGGCACCATGGCCTGAGTGCAGGGAGCCGAATCCACTCCTGCACAGAACTTGGCAGTGAGgacatggaggaagaagaggaggaggaggaggaggaggaggaggagattggACCAAATGGAGAAAACGCTCCCAAAAGGAGAGGCcctaagaagaagaagatgaccAAAGCTAGACAGGAGAGGTTTCGTGTCCGCCGAGTCAAGGCCAACGCCAGAGAACGTTCACGCATGCACGGGCTGAACGACGCCCTGGAGAATCTGCGCCGAGTGATGCCCTGCTACTCCAAGACACAGAAGCTGTCAAAGATTGAGACTCTACGGCTGGCCCGCAACTACATCTGGGCTCTGTCGGAGGTGCTTGAGAGCGGCCAGTCCCCAGAGAGCCATGGCTTCATGGAAATGCTGTGTAAAGGTCTGTCTCAGCCCACCAGCAACCTCGTGGCCGGCTGCTTGCAGCTGGGACCCAGTCCGATGATGCTCAACAAGATGGAGGACAAGTGTGGAGGTCCGGGGATGGGTGGTGTGGGGGGTCAGGCTGGCCATCCCCTCAGCTACCCGTCTCCAGGCCTTCCCAGCCCCCCCTATGGCTCCCTGGAGGCTTCCCACCTCCTCCATATGAAGGGATTCAAGGGGCCTGTATATGACAACACCTCCCCTAACGAGTGCAGCAGCGGCACACCACCATACGATGGGCCCCTCACTCCCCCCCTGAGCATCAGTGGCAACTTTGCCCTGAAGCAAGAGCCTTCTCCCCATGAGTCCGAGAGGAACTACGCACCTCACCCAGGCCACCATGCCCACTACCTCTCGTCCCACCATTACCCTACTTCCACAACTGGCGGCCTACCAGGGGGGCATCAGAGCCACCCGCTTTTTCAGGCTTCACGCTATGAGCTGCCCCTGGATGTGGCCTTTGactccttcactccctctcaCCTGATCACCTCTCAGATGGGTGCCATCTGAAATGGGACCACGGACAGTTGAGAGGACCAGTGATTGACTCTGCTATGAAACTGTCCAGGGGAGAAGCGCTGCTCTTGAATAAACTGCTGTAAAAACAATGGCTGTGGTACTGACTGTACAGAGAAGATGGTGTGCATTAATGTTGTCTAGTACTCTGGGAGAGCACTGAATGCTCAGAGAGAGACTCACCACCTCAACTCAATCTACCTGATACAAACACGCACCCAtaacttttaatattttatttattctttttttttgtcatgattaTATGTTGGTATTTGGATTATTATTTCTGAAGAAGTTGCCCCCTCAGTTGTTACAGAATGATTATTtgactatattattattacacagatgtttctgtgtaaatgttGGGATTGAACAAAAACACGAGAACCTTTGACTTTTGATAAGATCTGCATGTCTGCATATCAAAAAAGTAATCCAACCTAAACCTAAATTGTGCACTGAGGCCTACAACCAATGCCCCCTCTTGCCATAAGAAAAAgcaatgcatttatttatatctgtatttaatatttattttgataacgtcttgtccttttttatatttttctcagcacagtttttgtttcactgtcttCTTGGTTTGTTGTCAGTCACTGGCAgctgtactgtatttaaattatttatttgagGTCTTTCAGGTACTTGTTCATTTGGTGTCACAATTTTTGTCATACTGTACTGTTGTAAATATTTTGCTGTTTCGCACTTAATTGAATAAATATTCTTATATTATATGCTATTTCCATAGTAACAATACTTGCgatgtgttttcttctgttatGCTCCCATCCTGAACGTGGATTTCAGTTCAACAGAAAGTTCATGTGTCCCAGTAGAGCTGATACCAGTTGAATATTAACAATGAAGGGAGGTTtccataaaaacagacacattgcACTTGCCATATGGTACATTTTAAGTATTCCTGCTTTGGCAGTCCCTAAACCCTGATTAAGGCACCGAGTGTCAGAAGagtcattttaatcattttctgcAATTTCACAACAAAATCCAAATTAAGTAAATTAAGTTCCAATTATTGTAATAATTTCTAACAGGGGAATCAATGCCAGTTCACATATCACACTCACCCTATGAAAGCCTTTGCATACATTCAGTGTCACATGTTTTACTGAATTCATATATATAGCTGTGATTATAGCACGTTTCAGAGAATATCCCTCAGTACTTTGTTATAAAGGCATATCGTTatatgaaaaaacacaaacacaacaataaaaaaagtgaaaatagaaTCCCAGATTCAGAAAATTAATGTTAAGTGgctctgtttcatttttcaaaaattaaCATGGGAACAACcaatgaaaatgtacaattgCTGGAATAAAGGAGTACTTTGTGGCCGGGCAATAGAGATCTGTTGCAGGAtgtgtgagtgactgtgtgtgtgtgatgtcattcAGAGGCTTGCTCCGGGGGTGTCTATCAGGTCAGGCAGGAGGCTGTTGTGGGCCATGGGAAAACAGCTCTGGGGAACAGGTGAATGTGTCACAGAGGCTTTTCTCTGAGAGTCTCTGTcgttcgctctctctctcccacatgtCCCATTTTCCCATCTAGCTCATGCCAAAACACTGTGGGGCAAGAGCTCATTTTCAAAGTGTTCATGCACATTAactcaaagagagaaaagcaccAGATTTCTGTCCAGAGACACAGCATATGGATATGGATGTTATAAATGAATTGATCTGatatctttattatttatctttattttgcAAATAATGTAACCtcaacacacagtacatacactCCAGATCAGCTCAAACTGGAAAGTTTTCTAACACATTCATATCACTCAACTAATGACAAAAGTCTCAGTTTTGACTTTAATGATCGTGTTGAAGGA
Encoded here:
- the neurod4 gene encoding neurogenic differentiation factor 4, yielding MMAKPFGKSGDVSELVSSLGWLEEEEDVSSQDGEESPEMRGHHGLSAGSRIHSCTELGSEDMEEEEEEEEEEEEEIGPNGENAPKRRGPKKKKMTKARQERFRVRRVKANARERSRMHGLNDALENLRRVMPCYSKTQKLSKIETLRLARNYIWALSEVLESGQSPESHGFMEMLCKGLSQPTSNLVAGCLQLGPSPMMLNKMEDKCGGPGMGGVGGQAGHPLSYPSPGLPSPPYGSLEASHLLHMKGFKGPVYDNTSPNECSSGTPPYDGPLTPPLSISGNFALKQEPSPHESERNYAPHPGHHAHYLSSHHYPTSTTGGLPGGHQSHPLFQASRYELPLDVAFDSFTPSHLITSQMGAI